From the genome of Alphaproteobacteria bacterium, one region includes:
- the sdhD gene encoding succinate dehydrogenase, hydrophobic membrane anchor protein produces the protein MNMRSPLSRARGLGSAKSGTDHWWMQRLTALALIPLVIWFVVSMIIVTGADHAAAVEFISSPINSVLLILLIVATFYHGQLGLQVVIEDYIHTRWLEVGLIIAVKGAAIFLGVASVYAVIAIALN, from the coding sequence ATGAACATGCGCTCCCCCCTGAGCCGCGCGCGCGGCCTCGGATCGGCCAAGAGCGGCACCGACCATTGGTGGATGCAGCGGCTGACGGCACTGGCCCTGATCCCGCTCGTGATCTGGTTCGTCGTGTCCATGATCATCGTGACCGGCGCCGACCACGCGGCCGCCGTCGAATTCATCAGCAGCCCGATCAATTCCGTTCTGCTGATCCTCCTGATCGTCGCCACCTTCTACCACGGCCAACTCGGCCTGCAGGTCGTGATCGAGGATTACATCCACACACGCTGGCTCGAAGTGGGCCTGATCATCGCGGTCAAAGGCGCGGCCATTTTCCTTGGCGTCGCCTCGGTCTACGCCGTGATCGCAATCGCATTGAATTAA
- the sdhC gene encoding succinate dehydrogenase, cytochrome b556 subunit: MATDNRPLSPHLQVYRPQFTSVLSILHRITGIGLAVGTLLLVWWLIAAAAGPTEFAAVQNFIGSVVGRILLLAWSFALYYHLCNGIRHLVWDAGKGFELSTAFASGWLVVIAAAVLTVISWVAGYASLGGL, from the coding sequence ATGGCGACCGACAACAGACCGCTATCACCGCACCTTCAGGTCTATCGCCCGCAATTCACATCGGTGCTGTCGATTCTTCATCGAATCACGGGCATCGGCCTCGCCGTCGGTACCCTGCTCCTGGTCTGGTGGCTGATCGCCGCCGCCGCGGGCCCGACCGAATTCGCGGCCGTGCAGAACTTCATCGGCTCGGTCGTCGGACGGATCCTGCTGCTGGCCTGGAGCTTCGCGCTCTACTATCACCTCTGCAACGGCATCCGGCATCTGGTCTGGGACGCCGGCAAGGGCTTCGAACTGAGCACCGCGTTTGCCTCGGGTTGGCTGGTCGTCATTGCTGCGGCAGTCCTGACTGTCATCAGCTGGGTCGCCGGATACGCCAGCCTCGGAGGGCTATAG
- the pdxY gene encoding pyridoxal kinase PdxY: MNILSIQSQVVFGHVGSSAAVFPLQCLGHEAWSVPTAILSNHAGYPDVGGHAMPPDTVRDLLDGLERRGAFPSCNLLISGYLGSAALAALVTDTVGRVRAVNPDLIYCCDPVMGDEGSGLYVQASLPEHFRTSALPVADLITPNLFELALLCGCDFGALKAASASEIVADGRKLLAHMRPGASVMVTSADHRDLDPGRVAVIAFNDSQAWSLETPRLAFRSDPHGAGDLLSALFAAAMTDHRGLARALEDSVARVFAVLSETRRRSGAELELVAARDVIVSPAQYFSAVSVA; the protein is encoded by the coding sequence ATGAATATTCTCTCCATACAGTCTCAGGTCGTGTTCGGCCATGTCGGTAGCTCGGCGGCCGTATTTCCGCTTCAGTGTCTCGGACATGAGGCCTGGTCCGTCCCCACCGCGATCCTCTCCAACCATGCCGGCTATCCGGATGTTGGTGGTCATGCGATGCCGCCGGACACAGTCCGCGACCTGCTCGACGGGCTCGAGCGTCGCGGCGCCTTTCCCAGTTGTAACTTGCTGATCAGCGGCTATCTCGGCAGTGCGGCGCTCGCCGCGCTGGTCACCGACACGGTCGGCCGTGTGCGGGCGGTAAACCCGGACCTGATCTATTGCTGCGATCCGGTGATGGGCGATGAGGGATCGGGATTGTATGTGCAGGCGTCGCTGCCCGAGCATTTTCGCACCTCGGCGCTGCCGGTCGCGGACCTTATAACCCCCAACCTGTTTGAACTCGCGCTGTTGTGTGGATGCGATTTCGGGGCGTTGAAGGCGGCGTCGGCGAGCGAGATCGTCGCGGACGGCCGCAAGCTTCTGGCGCACATGCGGCCGGGTGCCAGTGTCATGGTGACCAGCGCCGACCATCGTGATCTTGACCCGGGGCGCGTGGCGGTCATTGCGTTCAACGATTCGCAGGCCTGGTCCTTGGAAACGCCGCGGCTTGCGTTTCGATCGGATCCGCATGGGGCAGGTGACCTGCTCAGCGCCCTCTTCGCGGCGGCGATGACGGATCACCGCGGCCTGGCCCGTGCACTGGAAGATAGTGTTGCCAGGGTCTTTGCCGTTCTTTCGGAAACCCGGCGGCGGTCAGGCGCCGAACTCGAACTGGTCGCGGCGCGCGATGTGATCGTGTCGCCGGCGCAATACTTCTCGGCGGTTTCGGTCGCCTGA
- a CDS encoding LysE family transporter: protein MAVTDFILIQGIVFGFFLALPVGPVGVLCVQRTLSQGRMHGLISGLGAAFGDALYGAVAAFGISAVEDWITGHQGGLRLAGGVILLLLALRTVAAMVRAHPVTDGSDEKIQRRIETHSLVKDFLSTFMLAITNPITFVAFAGLLATLGFTEAGRSIGNASILVAGVFAGSALWWIALSTTASLFRPIVDGSYQLWMDRIVALVLAGFGTYALLTSFLY, encoded by the coding sequence TTGGCCGTAACTGATTTCATTCTCATCCAGGGCATCGTGTTTGGTTTCTTCCTCGCACTGCCGGTTGGACCGGTCGGAGTATTGTGCGTTCAGCGCACCCTGTCGCAGGGGCGCATGCATGGCCTCATTTCGGGCCTTGGTGCGGCCTTCGGAGACGCGCTCTACGGTGCGGTGGCGGCGTTCGGAATATCCGCGGTCGAAGACTGGATCACTGGACATCAGGGCGGGTTGCGCCTGGCCGGCGGTGTGATTCTGTTGTTGCTGGCGCTGCGCACCGTGGCCGCGATGGTTCGTGCACATCCGGTTACCGACGGGTCCGACGAGAAAATTCAGCGGCGGATCGAGACCCACAGTCTGGTGAAGGATTTCCTGTCCACCTTCATGTTGGCGATCACCAACCCGATTACCTTTGTCGCGTTTGCCGGCCTGTTGGCGACACTCGGCTTTACCGAGGCGGGCCGCTCGATCGGCAATGCCTCGATCCTGGTCGCCGGTGTGTTTGCCGGATCGGCGCTCTGGTGGATCGCGCTGTCGACGACCGCGAGCCTGTTCCGCCCGATCGTCGATGGGTCGTATCAACTCTGGATGGACCGTATTGTCGCGTTGGTGCTGGCCGGGTTCGGGACCTACGCGTTGCTGACGTCGTTCCTCTACTAG
- a CDS encoding glutathione S-transferase, translating into MKLIYSAASPYARKARIAAIESGVGDKLEMDAINPWEDPAGFRDINPVGKVPTLVRDDGPPLYQSNLVCEYLDSQGSTRIYPDPGPARWTALRQLAAADGILDASVLERMEGMFHEGAAASAKLIDRQELSVNAALDQLEAEAGDLSGPVTIGQIAVACALGYRDFRFADADWRGGRPKLAAWFDAFAARPSMTATDPEA; encoded by the coding sequence ATGAAGCTTATCTACTCCGCCGCTTCCCCCTATGCGCGCAAGGCGCGTATCGCCGCCATCGAATCCGGCGTCGGCGACAAGCTCGAAATGGACGCGATCAACCCGTGGGAAGACCCAGCCGGCTTCCGCGACATCAATCCGGTCGGCAAGGTGCCGACCCTTGTGCGCGACGACGGCCCGCCGCTCTATCAGTCGAACCTCGTCTGCGAGTATCTCGATTCGCAGGGCTCGACCAGAATTTACCCCGACCCCGGCCCCGCCCGCTGGACCGCGTTGCGCCAGCTCGCCGCAGCGGACGGTATCCTGGATGCGTCGGTCCTGGAGCGGATGGAAGGCATGTTCCATGAGGGCGCCGCCGCGTCGGCCAAACTCATCGACCGGCAGGAACTGTCCGTCAACGCAGCCCTGGACCAGCTCGAGGCCGAGGCCGGCGACCTGAGCGGGCCGGTCACGATCGGACAGATCGCGGTCGCCTGCGCGCTCGGCTATCGGGATTTCAGATTCGCCGACGCCGATTGGCGCGGTGGCCGGCCGAAACTCGCCGCGTGGTTCGACGCCTTCGCGGCGCGACCTTCCATGACGGCCACCGACCCGGAGGCCTGA
- a CDS encoding methyltransferase domain-containing protein has protein sequence MILDVIDLRDFYASSLGSVARRMIRRQVRALWPDVRGMRVLGFGYATPYLTPFVDEAERVAAVMPTRMGVLAWPERITEERNLALVAHEDEIPLPDLSVDRILLVHGLEYSENAHLMLREMWRILADGGRLMVAVPNRRSIWARTDHTPFGHGHPFSTEQLNKALRQSMFTPVRDARALFFPPSRRRFWLSAAPAWERMGLRWLNPVGGVTIVEATKQIYGGALAGEKLRRRFYVALPEGGAAMSPAISPELSASSGRSGKSPARLTGSSSARSVSATSPDHDDRS, from the coding sequence ATGATTCTCGATGTTATCGACCTGCGCGATTTCTACGCTTCCAGCCTGGGTTCCGTTGCCCGGCGCATGATCCGCCGGCAGGTGCGCGCCCTCTGGCCGGACGTGCGCGGCATGCGCGTTCTGGGGTTCGGTTACGCGACCCCTTATCTGACGCCATTCGTCGACGAGGCGGAGCGTGTGGCGGCGGTGATGCCGACGCGCATGGGGGTGTTGGCATGGCCGGAGCGGATCACCGAGGAACGCAACCTCGCCCTGGTCGCCCATGAAGACGAGATTCCGCTGCCGGACCTTTCCGTTGACCGGATTCTGCTGGTGCATGGATTGGAGTACAGCGAGAACGCCCATCTGATGCTGCGGGAGATGTGGCGTATTCTTGCAGATGGTGGCCGCCTGATGGTCGCCGTTCCGAACCGCCGCTCGATCTGGGCCCGCACGGATCACACGCCGTTCGGTCACGGGCACCCATTCTCCACCGAGCAGCTCAACAAGGCCTTGCGACAATCCATGTTCACGCCGGTTCGCGATGCGCGCGCGCTGTTTTTCCCGCCGTCCCGGCGCCGGTTCTGGCTTTCTGCCGCGCCGGCCTGGGAGCGTATGGGTCTGCGTTGGCTCAACCCCGTCGGCGGCGTCACGATTGTCGAGGCGACGAAGCAGATCTATGGCGGCGCGCTCGCGGGCGAAAAACTCCGCCGCCGTTTCTATGTCGCGTTGCCCGAAGGCGGGGCGGCGATGTCGCCCGCGATATCACCCGAGCTGTCGGCTAGCTCCGGCCGATCAGGAAAATCGCCTGCTCGGTTAACAGGTTCGTCCAGTGCCCGATCTGTTTCTGCGACTTCGCCTGACCACGATGATCGATCGTAA
- the metW gene encoding methionine biosynthesis protein MetW produces the protein MNRQETTATARIRVDQKLIADMVTPGSRLIDVGCGDGVLLDLLVRDRQVDGRGIELSQEGVNTCVARGLAVVQGDAETDLHNYPDDAFDFALLSQTLPAIFDVKGVLRELLRIGRCAVVSFPNFGYWRVRTDLLFRGRSPISENLPNAWYESPNIRFFTLTDFLNLLDELDLTAQQIITIDHRGQAKSQKQIGHWTNLLTEQAIFLIGRS, from the coding sequence ATGAACCGACAGGAAACCACCGCGACCGCGCGCATTCGCGTCGATCAGAAACTGATCGCCGACATGGTGACACCCGGCAGCCGGCTCATCGACGTCGGCTGTGGTGACGGCGTGCTGCTGGACCTGCTCGTGCGGGACCGCCAGGTCGACGGGCGCGGCATCGAGCTCAGCCAGGAGGGCGTGAACACCTGTGTCGCGCGCGGGCTGGCCGTGGTGCAGGGCGACGCCGAGACCGATCTGCACAACTACCCCGACGACGCATTCGATTTCGCCCTTCTGTCACAGACATTGCCGGCGATTTTCGATGTGAAGGGCGTGTTGCGGGAACTCCTGCGCATCGGGCGCTGCGCCGTCGTCAGCTTTCCCAATTTCGGATACTGGCGCGTGCGCACGGACCTGCTCTTTCGCGGCCGCAGCCCCATATCGGAAAACCTGCCCAACGCCTGGTATGAATCGCCGAACATCCGGTTCTTCACCCTGACCGATTTCCTGAATCTTCTGGACGAACTGGACCTCACCGCCCAGCAGATCATTACGATCGATCATCGTGGTCAGGCGAAGTCGCAGAAACAGATCGGGCACTGGACGAACCTGTTAACCGAGCAGGCGATTTTCCTGATCGGCCGGAGCTAG
- a CDS encoding homoserine O-acetyltransferase: protein MTKHEPGGAQNAGDAIAVEPAVNDLPGHTLVLGADTPLRLASGQMLGPFTVAYQTYGTLNADKSNAILVCHALTGDQYVAETHPITGKEGWWGSIVGAGRTIDTDTYFVICINVLGGCMGTAGPKDIDPRTGGPFGLNFPVITIADMVAAQKRVIEHLGIAKLFAVIGGSMGAMQALEWASRNPEMVYCAIPIAGAARHSAQNIAFHEVGRQAIMADPNWCGGAYYGEDVDPERGLAVARMAAHITYLSDSALHRKFGRNLQDRQEITFGFDADFQIESYLRHQGRSFVERFDANSYLYITRAMDYFDLAAEHDGQLPAAFEGSPVRFCLVSFTSDWLFPTAESRQIVHALNAVAASVSFVEIETDSGHDAFLLEEPEFFRILSGFLSGAADQYARTTIEAGP, encoded by the coding sequence ATGACAAAGCACGAACCAGGTGGCGCGCAGAACGCCGGCGATGCAATCGCAGTCGAACCGGCGGTCAACGACCTTCCGGGCCATACGCTTGTCCTCGGCGCCGACACGCCGTTGCGGCTGGCGTCAGGTCAAATGCTGGGGCCGTTCACGGTGGCCTATCAGACCTACGGCACCCTCAACGCAGACAAGTCGAACGCGATTCTCGTCTGCCATGCCCTGACCGGCGATCAATATGTCGCGGAAACCCATCCGATAACCGGCAAGGAAGGCTGGTGGGGAAGCATCGTCGGGGCGGGCCGCACGATCGACACCGACACCTATTTCGTCATCTGCATCAACGTGCTCGGCGGCTGCATGGGTACCGCCGGCCCCAAGGATATCGACCCCCGTACCGGCGGGCCGTTCGGGCTGAATTTCCCGGTCATCACAATCGCCGACATGGTTGCCGCCCAGAAACGCGTCATCGAGCATCTGGGCATCGCCAAGCTGTTTGCGGTGATCGGCGGTTCCATGGGGGCAATGCAGGCGCTGGAATGGGCGTCACGCAATCCCGAGATGGTGTACTGCGCGATTCCGATCGCCGGCGCCGCACGTCATTCAGCTCAAAACATCGCGTTCCACGAAGTCGGTCGCCAGGCAATCATGGCCGATCCGAACTGGTGCGGGGGGGCCTATTACGGCGAGGATGTCGACCCCGAACGCGGCCTCGCCGTCGCGCGCATGGCCGCGCACATCACCTATCTTTCCGATTCCGCGCTGCATCGGAAATTCGGGCGCAACCTACAGGATCGGCAGGAAATCACGTTTGGCTTCGACGCGGACTTCCAGATCGAGAGCTATCTGCGCCATCAAGGCCGCTCGTTCGTCGAACGCTTCGATGCGAACTCCTATCTCTACATCACCCGGGCGATGGATTATTTCGACCTGGCCGCAGAGCATGACGGCCAGTTGCCGGCGGCGTTCGAAGGCTCCCCGGTCCGGTTCTGCCTCGTCAGCTTCACGTCCGACTGGCTGTTCCCGACGGCGGAGTCACGCCAGATCGTCCATGCGCTGAATGCCGTGGCCGCGTCGGTGAGTTTCGTTGAGATCGAGACCGATTCCGGACATGACGCGTTCCTTCTCGAGGAGCCGGAATTCTTCCGAATTCTGTCGGGCTTCCTGAGCGGCGCGGCCGATCAGTATGCTCGAACGACGATCGAGGCCGGCCCATGA
- the pheA gene encoding chorismate mutase, producing the protein MSPAPDDLAALRREIDSIDEQLHDLLVRRGEVVSEIGSRKAADGQVTFRPAREAQLLHRLLGRDRGALSQQSIVRLWREIIAASIRIQGRLTVGYCPIEGHGSALRLANGHFGLDTPTVRFESASHVVSAVHRGEVSVGLVPLPEAAETPGWWGDVRDASDVYVVARLPWYDDAASGAGASVGALVLARGVPEKSGDDLSLLMFTCPKPVSRARVGDVCAEHGLAVAGQAVTDDPHAVDERIHIVELDGFIDADDARIRAVAATLEASNIRLLGAFARAYMAADTAGAK; encoded by the coding sequence ATGAGCCCCGCGCCAGACGACCTGGCGGCGCTGCGCCGCGAGATCGATTCCATCGATGAGCAGCTGCACGACCTGCTGGTGCGGCGCGGCGAAGTCGTGTCTGAAATCGGGAGTCGCAAGGCGGCTGACGGCCAGGTCACATTCCGCCCGGCACGCGAGGCCCAGTTGCTGCACCGGCTTCTCGGGCGTGATCGCGGTGCGCTTTCGCAACAATCGATCGTCCGGCTCTGGCGCGAGATCATTGCCGCGTCGATCCGCATTCAGGGGCGGCTGACGGTCGGGTATTGCCCCATAGAGGGGCATGGCTCCGCGCTGCGCCTGGCCAACGGACATTTCGGCCTCGATACGCCGACGGTACGGTTTGAATCGGCCTCTCATGTGGTCTCGGCGGTACATCGTGGCGAGGTTTCGGTCGGCCTGGTGCCGCTCCCCGAAGCCGCCGAGACGCCTGGCTGGTGGGGTGATGTTCGCGACGCATCTGATGTGTATGTGGTGGCTCGTTTGCCCTGGTATGACGACGCGGCCAGCGGCGCCGGTGCGTCGGTCGGCGCGCTGGTGCTGGCCCGGGGGGTGCCCGAGAAATCGGGTGATGACCTCAGCTTGCTGATGTTTACCTGCCCGAAGCCCGTGAGCCGCGCGCGGGTGGGTGACGTCTGCGCCGAACATGGCCTCGCGGTCGCCGGGCAGGCGGTGACGGACGATCCCCATGCGGTCGATGAACGTATTCACATCGTCGAGCTGGATGGTTTCATCGACGCAGACGACGCCCGTATCCGTGCTGTCGCCGCGACGCTTGAGGCCTCGAATATCCGATTGCTCGGGGCGTTTGCCCGCGCCTATATGGCTGCGGATACAGCAGGAGCGAAGTAG
- the hisC gene encoding histidinol-phosphate transaminase codes for MAPPKAKPGVLRITPYAGSDVGSGGADRIVISSNESAFGPSWRAMEAYSATSEEMHRYPEIDARSLRLALAAHHGLEVERIICGCGSDQLIDLIALAYAGPGDETIYSEHGFTMYPIATLGVGATPVAAPETDLTADVDAILERVNARTKIVFLANPNNPTGSYLGNDELRRLHAGLPEDVLLVLDAAYAEYVTVSDYDPGIALVREASNVIMTRTFSKIYALASLRIGWAYGPAEIIEILDRVRPPFNVSTPAIAAGIAALEDTEHTARSRDLNAELLPWFTSEVEALGLTVNPSVGNFVIIRFDPETDRNAEAAYRFLFERGIVTRRVGGYGLPEWVRMSIGTRDEMNDVVGALRAFVEGV; via the coding sequence GTGGCACCGCCAAAGGCCAAACCCGGTGTGCTCCGGATCACGCCCTACGCCGGCAGCGATGTCGGCTCGGGCGGCGCGGACCGCATTGTCATCAGTTCGAACGAAAGCGCGTTCGGGCCGTCCTGGCGCGCAATGGAAGCCTATTCGGCGACCAGTGAGGAGATGCACCGCTACCCCGAAATCGATGCGCGCAGTCTGCGTCTGGCGCTCGCGGCCCATCATGGGCTTGAGGTCGAGCGCATCATCTGTGGTTGCGGCTCCGATCAGCTCATCGATCTGATTGCGCTGGCCTATGCCGGGCCGGGCGACGAGACGATCTACAGCGAACATGGTTTCACCATGTATCCGATCGCCACGCTCGGGGTCGGCGCGACCCCCGTGGCGGCGCCCGAAACCGACCTGACCGCCGATGTAGACGCCATCCTCGAGCGTGTGAACGCGCGCACGAAGATCGTGTTTCTCGCCAACCCGAACAACCCGACGGGTTCCTATCTGGGGAATGACGAATTGCGGCGTCTGCATGCCGGCCTGCCGGAAGACGTTTTGCTCGTCCTCGATGCGGCCTATGCGGAATATGTCACGGTGTCCGACTACGACCCGGGCATCGCGCTGGTGCGCGAGGCATCGAACGTGATCATGACGCGGACCTTCTCGAAAATATACGCGCTGGCCAGCTTGCGTATCGGCTGGGCCTATGGTCCTGCCGAGATCATCGAGATCCTCGATCGGGTGCGCCCCCCTTTCAATGTGTCCACGCCGGCGATCGCGGCCGGCATCGCCGCACTCGAAGATACAGAACACACGGCGCGCTCGCGCGATTTGAATGCCGAGCTCTTGCCGTGGTTCACGTCCGAAGTCGAGGCGCTGGGCCTGACGGTAAATCCGTCGGTCGGCAATTTCGTGATCATCCGGTTCGATCCGGAGACGGACCGGAATGCCGAAGCGGCCTACCGGTTCCTGTTCGAGCGCGGGATCGTGACCCGCCGGGTGGGCGGCTACGGGCTGCCCGAATGGGTGCGCATGTCCATCGGCACACGCGATGAAATGAACGACGTCGTCGGCGCCCTGCGTGCCTTCGTAGAGGGCGTATGA
- a CDS encoding prephenate/arogenate dehydrogenase family protein produces MSTTRIFERVAIIGVGLIGSSVAHAIRANGLADHVALHDADADVRARAEALDIADSIHADIGDAVSGAGLVVVATPVGACGAVAEAIGSHLQTGAIVTDVGSVKGSVIAAMTPHIPDGVHLVPGHPVAGTEHSGPESGFAELFQNRFSILTPPPGADAVAVAKLEALWQGMGADVEIMDAEHHDRVLAITSHLPHLIAYTIVATAADLETELEAKSRDDEVVTTREVIKYSAGGFRDFTRIAASDPVMWRDVFLLNKDAVLEMLGRFDEDLTALQRAIRHDDGDALFELFSRTRDIRRGVIEARQAGRFQYTENGKASDDES; encoded by the coding sequence ATGAGCACAACACGGATATTCGAACGCGTGGCGATCATCGGGGTCGGCCTGATTGGTTCATCGGTCGCGCATGCAATCCGCGCGAACGGACTGGCGGATCATGTGGCTTTGCATGATGCAGATGCCGACGTGCGCGCGCGGGCCGAGGCGCTCGATATCGCCGACAGTATCCATGCGGACATCGGTGATGCGGTGTCCGGGGCCGGTCTCGTGGTGGTCGCGACCCCGGTGGGCGCGTGCGGCGCGGTCGCGGAGGCCATCGGGTCGCATCTGCAAACCGGCGCCATCGTCACCGATGTCGGCTCGGTCAAGGGTTCGGTCATCGCCGCGATGACGCCGCACATCCCTGACGGGGTGCATCTGGTGCCGGGCCATCCGGTGGCGGGCACCGAGCATTCCGGGCCTGAATCCGGTTTCGCCGAACTGTTCCAGAACCGTTTCTCGATCCTGACCCCGCCGCCGGGCGCTGACGCGGTCGCCGTCGCGAAGCTCGAGGCGCTCTGGCAGGGCATGGGTGCGGATGTGGAGATCATGGATGCCGAGCATCACGATCGGGTGCTGGCGATCACCAGCCATCTGCCCCATCTGATTGCCTACACGATCGTTGCGACCGCTGCCGATCTGGAGACCGAACTCGAGGCCAAATCGCGCGACGATGAAGTGGTCACGACCCGCGAGGTGATCAAATACTCGGCCGGCGGCTTTCGCGACTTCACCCGCATCGCGGCGTCCGACCCGGTGATGTGGCGCGATGTGTTCCTGCTGAACAAGGATGCGGTATTGGAGATGCTCGGCCGCTTTGACGAGGATCTTACCGCGCTCCAGCGCGCAATCCGCCACGATGACGGGGATGCGCTGTTCGAGCTGTTTTCCCGTACCCGCGATATCCGCCGGGGTGTGATCGAGGCCCGTCAGGCCGGCCGGTTCCAATACACCGAGAACGGCAAGGCGTCCGACGACGAATCCTGA
- a CDS encoding DUF2125 domain-containing protein: MIQRKYLIPIGVVALLVAVWTLGWFWFAGEIRTGLQTFADQQSDGPVAVSWESVEITGYPTRLFTHIAAPRGAWSGPDGEIRWAGPATTLKFFTDFGRTVSFSAPGVHSFLFDGGAGPAARRAIEADNIGLSGRMNFNNEGYLTGLRGLATGLDIEIDRQPVSTLDSAAVDWILSTGAENPEAIHPAPGGQELTFALSGVSLAAARLDPNLVDVLGHKLDQLAGQLSVRGALDPTDLSPGGMARWRDAGGTLELEDFSLVWGPLQVVGDGTLAVDANLQPVGAFTAQIAGLDRLVDLLETTGRMRPQQAAIARIALAVLTRAPANGGSPQARVPVSIQDRQLSIGPITLLRLPVISWN; this comes from the coding sequence ATGATCCAGCGAAAGTATTTAATTCCCATCGGCGTGGTGGCCCTGCTCGTGGCCGTCTGGACGCTCGGCTGGTTCTGGTTCGCCGGTGAAATCCGGACCGGCCTGCAGACATTTGCCGACCAGCAGTCGGACGGCCCCGTTGCGGTATCCTGGGAGTCCGTTGAAATCACGGGCTATCCGACGCGGCTGTTCACACACATCGCGGCCCCGCGCGGCGCATGGTCGGGCCCGGACGGGGAGATCCGCTGGGCGGGTCCCGCCACGACCCTGAAATTCTTCACCGACTTCGGGCGCACCGTCTCGTTCAGCGCACCAGGTGTACACAGCTTCCTGTTTGACGGCGGCGCCGGCCCCGCCGCACGGCGTGCGATCGAAGCCGACAATATCGGCCTCAGCGGCCGTATGAATTTCAACAATGAAGGCTATCTCACGGGCCTGCGCGGACTGGCCACCGGCCTCGACATCGAGATCGACCGGCAACCCGTCTCGACCCTCGACAGCGCGGCGGTCGACTGGATCCTGTCCACGGGGGCCGAAAACCCCGAAGCGATCCATCCCGCCCCGGGCGGCCAGGAGCTGACATTCGCGTTGTCCGGCGTTTCGCTCGCGGCCGCCCGCCTCGACCCGAACCTCGTCGACGTCCTCGGACACAAGCTCGACCAACTGGCCGGTCAACTGTCGGTTCGCGGTGCGCTCGACCCGACCGACCTGTCGCCGGGCGGCATGGCACGTTGGCGCGATGCGGGCGGAACCCTTGAGCTGGAGGACTTCTCCCTTGTCTGGGGGCCGCTGCAAGTTGTTGGGGACGGCACCCTGGCCGTGGATGCCAACCTGCAACCCGTCGGCGCCTTCACAGCACAGATCGCGGGCCTCGACCGGCTCGTTGATCTGCTCGAGACAACCGGCCGGATGCGCCCGCAACAGGCCGCGATCGCGCGAATTGCGTTGGCGGTGCTGACCCGCGCGCCGGCCAACGGCGGATCACCGCAGGCCCGGGTGCCTGTCTCGATCCAGGACCGCCAGCTATCGATCGGCCCGATAACGCTGCTGCGGCTGCCGGTCATCAGCTGGAACTAG
- a CDS encoding gamma-glutamylcyclotransferase, with protein sequence MSMLKEQPDLRHLTDQYELTEDELDWTLRAVMETHPPGEDLWIFGYGSLMWRPDFPFVDRARALVHGYHRSFCVYSHVYRGTRERPGLVLGLDNGGSCSGVAYRVAAEHASSAVEYLIRREMVTRVYMPRWVTARIGDKTVRAHTYTAAHNHVQYAGRLSEDEALRLILQGHGRSGPNTEYLSNTVEHLDALGIADRPLRRLHKRAAQNAPDGPV encoded by the coding sequence ATGTCGATGTTGAAGGAACAGCCCGATCTCCGTCATCTCACCGACCAGTATGAGCTGACCGAGGACGAACTGGATTGGACCTTGCGGGCGGTCATGGAGACCCATCCGCCCGGTGAGGATCTCTGGATCTTCGGCTATGGCTCGCTGATGTGGCGGCCCGATTTCCCGTTCGTCGATCGCGCGCGGGCGCTGGTGCATGGCTATCATCGTTCGTTCTGCGTGTACTCCCATGTCTATCGCGGCACCAGGGAACGGCCGGGCCTCGTGCTGGGGCTCGACAATGGCGGCAGTTGCAGCGGCGTGGCCTACCGGGTCGCCGCCGAACATGCGAGCAGCGCCGTGGAGTATCTGATCCGCCGGGAGATGGTGACACGGGTCTATATGCCGCGCTGGGTGACGGCCCGGATCGGCGACAAGACGGTCAGGGCCCACACCTACACGGCGGCGCATAATCATGTTCAGTATGCCGGTCGCTTGTCGGAGGACGAGGCGTTACGCCTGATTCTGCAGGGACATGGCCGAAGCGGGCCCAACACCGAGTATTTGAGCAACACGGTCGAACATCTCGACGCGCTGGGAATCGCCGACCGGCCCCTGCGCCGTCTGCACAAACGGGCGGCGCAAAACGCACCCGACGGGCCGGTATAA